In Hydractinia symbiolongicarpus strain clone_291-10 chromosome 13, HSymV2.1, whole genome shotgun sequence, a single genomic region encodes these proteins:
- the LOC130623163 gene encoding uncharacterized protein LOC130623163 has protein sequence MAVDKCEYPTADEMGDYQTKWVPESLQLFLSHLFPSKLKQISLAQCISQASRPRSMVAPIPFGIGVYVDKSFGTCWLVDHLAKVGFSMSSDEWVADNVDHNIQTLIGKGTFHGMGITSISSSKPKDETIKRLKHNETKDLSFPAVKILPYDGSSCNGLRELQFKPVKDRILGNILAPEMNLDLVWHAS, from the exons ATGGCAGTAGATAAGTGCGAATACCCAACAGCTGACGAGATGGGCGATTATCAAACTAAATGGGTTCCAGAAAGTCTGCAACTATTTCTTAGTCATCTCTTTCCTTCAAAGCTGAAACAAATAAGTTTAGCTCAGTGTATCTCCCAAGCGTCAAGACCAAGATCAATGGTAGCACCAATTCCATTTGGGATTGGTGTATATGTTGACAAATCTTTCGGTACATGTTGGCTTGTAGATCATCTGGCAAAAGTTGGCTTCTCAATGTCATCAGACGAA TGGGTTGCTGATAATGTTGATCACAATATACAAACACTTATTGGCAAAGGTACATTCCACGGAATGGGGATAACATCGATTAGTTCCTCAAAGCCGAAAGATGAAACTATAAAGCGTTTAAAACATAACGAGACAAAAGATTTATCTTTCCCAGCTGTGAAAATATTACCTTATGATGGATCAAGCTGTAATGGTTTACGTGAACTACAATTCAAGCCAGTAAAGGATCGAATATTAGGGAATATCCTAGCACCAGAGATGAATCTTGATCTTGTGTGGCATGCGTCATGA
- the LOC130623014 gene encoding uncharacterized protein LOC130623014, producing the protein MSEVGDCEVENHPFKDSLDEKIAKYKTVKKNDFVKGRKHCRIMFLGLTYVCEELMKRKDYDNVSKTKTFTANEVKRCVSKNEKMKEACKGKDADYWKYLVLNMREKYQRAMKREENCKCRQWLNEAKDRMNHWNT; encoded by the exons ATGTCAGAAGTTGGTGACTGTGAAGTGGAGAACCATCCTTTCAAAGATAGTTTGGACGAG AAAATTGCGAAATATAAAACAGTAAAGAAAAACGACTTTGTAAAAGGAAGAAAGCACTGCAGGATCATGTTTCTCGGTCTTACGTATGTATGTGAAGAATTAATGAAACGCAAAGATTATGATAACGtgtcaaaaacgaaaacatttacaGCAAACGAAGTAAAAAGATGCGTTAGCAAAAACGAAAAAATGAAAGAAGCGTGCAAAGGAAAAGACGCCGACTACTGGaaatatttagttttaaatATGCGTGAAAAATACCAAAGAGCTATGAAAAGGGAAGAAAACTGCAAATGTCGTCAGTGGTTAAATGAAGCAAAGGACAGGATGAATCACTGGAATACTTAG